DNA sequence from the Vicinamibacterales bacterium genome:
GTGGTCGTTCTCGGCTGGCTCGTCGTGGCCGGCGACGCCGCAGCGACGGCGGCCAACATCCTCCGCCACCAGCCGTTGTTCTGGTTGGGCTTCGCATCCTCCCTCGTCGCGGTCGTCTTCCACATCGTCTGGGCGCTGCTCTTCTATGACCTGTTCAAACCGGTGAACAGGACGGTCTCATTGCTGTCCACCCTTGTGATCCTCGTTGGATGCGCGATTCAGGCGGTCACGTGCCTTTTGTATGTCGCCCCCTTGTTCGTCCTGCAGGGCGGCAGCTCCCTGCACGCATTTACGCCCGATCAGTTGCAGGCACTGGCCCTCGTGTTTCTGAAATTGAACGCTCGCGCGTTCGACATCTACATCGTGTTCTTTGGAGTCTGGTGCGTGCTGACCGGATACCTGATCTTCAGGTCGACGTTCCTGCCCCGGATCTTCGGCGTATTGCTGACGATCGACGGGCTCGGCTGGGTGACTTACCTGTACCCGCCGCTCGGACACTATCTATTCCCCATGATCGCTGCCGCCTCCGCGCTCGCGGAATTCCCGCTGCAGATCTGGCTCCTCGTGTTCGGCGTGAACCAGCAACGATGGAAGACCGCGGCAGCCACAGCCATGCTCCGGACCGGGCGGGGCGGTCAAACGGACGATTGACGGCGACCATTCGG
Encoded proteins:
- a CDS encoding DUF4386 domain-containing protein: MERLGEASPRFTARMAGAFEALEGLTSAFGQVVVLGWLVVAGDAAATAANILRHQPLFWLGFASSLVAVVFHIVWALLFYDLFKPVNRTVSLLSTLVILVGCAIQAVTCLLYVAPLFVLQGGSSLHAFTPDQLQALALVFLKLNARAFDIYIVFFGVWCVLTGYLIFRSTFLPRIFGVLLTIDGLGWVTYLYPPLGHYLFPMIAAASALAEFPLQIWLLVFGVNQQRWKTAAATAMLRTGRGGQTDD